The following coding sequences are from one Pusillimonas sp. DMV24BSW_D window:
- a CDS encoding head-tail connector protein: MSLKVITPPAAEPVSLQEAKLHLRIIAALSDTATHPEDAMIESLIVAARQGAEHLTGRALMPQTFELGLDGFVDKIKLPMPPLVSITSLTYVDVAGNVQVLDSADYEVDTYSEPAKIVRPYGTFWPATKCQPNAVMIRYEAGYANATDVPSQIKSWMLLRIGSLYSNREDVNVGNIVTDFKFADRLLDAYRTYL; this comes from the coding sequence ATGTCGCTAAAAGTAATTACGCCGCCCGCTGCAGAGCCGGTCTCCTTGCAAGAAGCGAAGTTGCACTTGCGGATAATTGCTGCATTGTCGGATACAGCTACGCATCCGGAAGATGCGATGATTGAGTCACTGATCGTCGCGGCTCGCCAAGGTGCGGAGCATCTGACTGGGCGAGCATTGATGCCGCAAACGTTCGAGCTTGGGTTGGACGGCTTTGTCGATAAGATCAAGCTTCCGATGCCTCCTTTGGTTTCGATTACGAGCCTGACATATGTGGATGTCGCAGGCAACGTCCAGGTTCTGGACTCTGCTGATTATGAAGTGGACACTTATAGTGAGCCAGCGAAGATCGTCAGACCGTATGGGACTTTCTGGCCCGCTACAAAATGCCAGCCCAATGCAGTAATGATTCGCTATGAAGCGGGTTACGCAAATGCGACTGATGTGCCAAGCCAGATCAAAAGTTGGATGCTGCTACGTATTGGTTCTTTATACTCGAATCGCGAAGACGTGAACGTTGGCAACATTGTTACCGATTTCAAGTTTGCCGATCGTCTGCTTGACGCCTACAGGACCTATTTATGA
- a CDS encoding phage head closure protein, with protein sequence MRAGILDRLIKVQRQSATEDDWGVPVSGWVEVATVWASVKHASGLETVKSGVNVSVVKASIRIRRRTDVTAGMRVLCEGKVYDIRAVLEDVSDRVYTDLVCELGANNG encoded by the coding sequence ATGAGAGCGGGAATACTTGACCGGCTGATCAAGGTTCAGCGTCAGAGTGCGACGGAAGACGATTGGGGTGTGCCGGTATCAGGCTGGGTTGAGGTTGCCACTGTTTGGGCGAGCGTTAAACATGCTTCAGGCCTTGAAACGGTTAAAAGTGGCGTTAATGTATCGGTTGTAAAAGCTTCAATTCGTATTCGACGTAGAACCGATGTGACCGCAGGGATGCGAGTGTTGTGCGAAGGCAAGGTTTATGACATACGCGCCGTGCTTGAAGATGTGAGTGATCGGGTGTACACAGACCTGGTTTGTGAATTAGGGGCAAACAATGGCTAA
- the gp17 gene encoding tail completion protein gp17 has translation MSLETDLRTALLPLVNAGVHFGVVPVDKLPTDANRMTWTAIVLPTQIVTPENTICGASDMEDYRVQIDAYAGHPGVLAGLRAPIFSAIDATFEHAERINDVYEYDADTKLHRRMIEYSIRF, from the coding sequence ATGAGCCTAGAAACTGATTTACGTACTGCGCTCTTGCCGTTGGTCAACGCTGGTGTTCATTTTGGCGTTGTGCCTGTGGATAAATTGCCCACTGACGCCAACAGAATGACATGGACCGCCATTGTCTTGCCCACGCAAATAGTGACGCCAGAAAATACGATCTGCGGTGCGTCGGACATGGAAGACTATCGGGTGCAGATTGATGCCTACGCAGGGCATCCCGGCGTGTTGGCAGGCTTACGAGCGCCCATATTCTCAGCGATTGACGCGACTTTTGAGCACGCTGAGCGAATCAATGATGTTTATGAGTACGACGCTGACACCAAACTTCACCGACGAATGATTGAGTACAGCATCCGCTTCTAA
- a CDS encoding DUF1833 family protein produces MTYTNQGRRVLNATSPDEPLLELIEITHADLVVPARFVNDTVEITSNGGLFHATSFRLTRPDDVDEQTPTAKLAVDNVGRELTQWLEVSNGGKGARCRILAVLRSDPDVYQFDMTLDLSGISVNNMEVSSTLGFQNTLMQPAVAVRYDTITAPAMF; encoded by the coding sequence ATGACGTACACAAATCAAGGTCGTCGTGTTCTAAATGCAACCAGCCCCGATGAGCCATTACTCGAGTTGATCGAAATCACTCATGCTGACCTGGTCGTGCCGGCAAGGTTTGTTAATGACACGGTGGAAATAACGAGCAACGGTGGGCTGTTCCACGCAACCTCGTTCCGATTGACCAGGCCTGACGATGTGGATGAGCAAACGCCCACTGCAAAATTGGCAGTAGACAACGTTGGACGCGAGCTCACGCAATGGCTGGAAGTAAGCAATGGCGGCAAAGGTGCGCGGTGCCGAATCCTCGCGGTCCTGCGTTCAGACCCCGATGTGTATCAATTCGATATGACGCTAGATTTGTCGGGCATTTCGGTTAACAACATGGAAGTATCCAGCACGCTTGGCTTTCAGAACACGCTGATGCAGCCAGCCGTTGCAGTGCGCTACGACACGATCACTGCGCCGGCGATGTTCTAG
- a CDS encoding phage major capsid protein, with protein sequence MKPNHLIRGIQSVHADASNPKEVLAELQRAWHEFKVSNDAQLAEVKKGVHDALSAAKLENINAAMNEMQATIAELAVKAAGFEMGGTKQADKDVVAHASAFNQWFRKGTEAGLRDLEVAARLTTQSDPDGGFVVPSEMENTIDRVLGTLSAMRGLATVRPIGAASYKKLVSLGGATSGWVGESSARSETGTPNLSGLEFPVMELYAQPGATQTMLDDGSMNIEQWLGDEVSIEFAEQEGDAFINGNGVAKPRGLLSYPVVANANYTWGKVGFVKSGKSGGFADPTTSVSPADALIDLYYALKSGYRTAASWLMSDVTMNKVRKFKDAEGSYIWAPPTGAGEVATILGKPVQTDDGMPSATTNGNLAVAFGDFKRAYLIIDRIGIRVLRDPYTSKPNVLFYTTKRVGGGIQNFEAVKFLQINS encoded by the coding sequence ATGAAACCCAATCATCTTATTCGCGGTATCCAGTCGGTGCACGCCGACGCATCCAATCCTAAGGAAGTGCTGGCCGAACTACAACGCGCCTGGCATGAATTTAAGGTCTCCAATGACGCGCAGCTTGCTGAGGTTAAGAAAGGCGTCCATGACGCCCTGTCCGCTGCCAAGCTGGAGAATATCAATGCGGCCATGAACGAGATGCAAGCCACTATTGCAGAACTCGCCGTCAAGGCAGCGGGCTTTGAAATGGGTGGCACAAAGCAGGCAGACAAAGATGTCGTCGCTCATGCGAGCGCATTTAACCAGTGGTTTCGCAAAGGTACCGAGGCAGGTTTGCGTGATCTGGAAGTGGCGGCTCGCCTCACAACGCAATCTGACCCGGACGGCGGTTTTGTTGTGCCTTCGGAAATGGAAAACACCATTGACCGCGTATTAGGCACCCTCTCGGCGATGCGTGGCCTGGCAACGGTTCGCCCCATCGGCGCAGCTTCTTATAAGAAGTTAGTCAGTCTTGGCGGCGCCACTTCCGGCTGGGTCGGTGAGAGCTCAGCTCGCTCCGAAACAGGCACGCCTAACTTGTCAGGGCTGGAGTTCCCAGTAATGGAGCTATACGCGCAGCCTGGGGCTACTCAAACCATGCTGGACGACGGTTCGATGAATATCGAGCAGTGGTTAGGTGATGAGGTGTCGATTGAGTTTGCCGAGCAGGAAGGGGATGCGTTCATTAACGGAAATGGCGTCGCCAAACCTCGTGGTCTGTTGTCTTATCCTGTGGTTGCCAATGCAAATTACACCTGGGGCAAGGTTGGCTTTGTTAAAAGCGGCAAGTCGGGTGGTTTTGCGGATCCTACTACTTCGGTCAGCCCAGCAGATGCATTGATTGATCTGTACTACGCGCTTAAGTCCGGCTATCGCACTGCTGCCTCGTGGCTGATGTCGGATGTCACGATGAACAAAGTGCGCAAGTTTAAGGATGCTGAAGGATCGTACATTTGGGCGCCGCCCACTGGCGCTGGTGAAGTTGCCACCATCCTTGGGAAACCTGTGCAAACCGACGACGGCATGCCCTCTGCGACCACGAACGGTAATTTGGCGGTTGCCTTTGGTGACTTCAAGCGGGCGTACTTAATCATCGATCGGATTGGTATTCGCGTGTTGCGCGACCCATACACCAGTAAGCCTAATGTTCTGTTTTACACGACCAAGCGGGTGGGTGGCGGCATACAGAATTTCGAGGCCGTCAAGTTTCTGCAGATCAACAGCTAA
- a CDS encoding GTP pyrophosphokinase, whose product MNAEFLDWFSAKETAFAQWGEFVVETIKARVRADIGDARYASFFKIEPSYRVKVIDSIKEKLERKKYSHPHDEMTDLVGARFVVLLRSDIDVLDRVILNRSCWSVSKDRDYINETLSDPSVFDYQSMHYLVRNPATRILADVEIPEGLACEVQVRSLLQHAYAELVHDDIYKADVFVHEGTKRLVARSMALMESTDGIFVEISRELENIRSAQTCLFEAARLVYRDINSDAEDKPTELYHVIADTYRDALKEVSQRDLNDLMKDHRRRQQVRNRALDSCLFSDPACVLVYWLTANRTRRTFREWPRDDLRKDLEQIAADLGIAPQ is encoded by the coding sequence ATGAACGCAGAGTTTCTTGATTGGTTTTCGGCAAAAGAAACTGCTTTTGCGCAGTGGGGTGAGTTTGTTGTCGAAACAATCAAAGCGCGTGTTCGGGCAGATATTGGTGATGCGAGATATGCGAGCTTTTTTAAGATTGAGCCATCGTATCGGGTCAAGGTTATTGATTCGATAAAGGAAAAGCTTGAGCGCAAAAAATACTCTCATCCACATGATGAGATGACTGACTTGGTTGGAGCACGGTTTGTCGTTTTATTGCGGTCGGATATTGATGTCTTGGATCGAGTAATTCTCAATAGAAGTTGTTGGTCGGTTAGTAAAGATAGAGACTACATAAACGAGACTCTTTCTGATCCCTCCGTTTTCGATTATCAGTCTATGCATTACTTGGTTCGAAACCCGGCAACTCGCATCCTGGCGGATGTGGAGATCCCGGAGGGTTTGGCTTGTGAGGTGCAAGTCAGGTCTTTATTACAACACGCGTACGCAGAGCTAGTTCATGATGATATTTATAAGGCTGATGTATTTGTGCATGAGGGCACAAAAAGATTGGTGGCCAGAAGTATGGCTCTCATGGAATCAACAGATGGAATATTCGTCGAAATATCTCGGGAACTTGAAAACATCAGGAGCGCTCAAACGTGTTTGTTTGAGGCGGCCAGACTGGTATATAGAGACATCAACTCCGATGCTGAAGATAAGCCAACAGAGCTTTATCATGTAATAGCTGATACGTATCGCGACGCCCTGAAAGAAGTTTCTCAACGTGACCTTAATGATCTGATGAAAGATCATCGTCGCCGACAACAAGTTAGAAACAGGGCACTGGATTCTTGCTTATTCTCGGATCCAGCATGCGTGCTTGTCTATTGGTTAACTGCCAATAGAACACGACGTACCTTTCGCGAATGGCCGAGAGATGATCTTAGGAAAGATTTAGAGCAAATAGCTGCCGATTTGGGCATAGCTCCGCAATAG
- a CDS encoding nucleoid-associated protein has translation MLALDQLEISRIIVHHIPGSVNKETATPSCSNELLALPPAGLDMFSKRLAKSLGHSSKGIRVDIQNTDAHGFFQRAAQMMLATETVEDFIATSKVFAQLLCDAQGIKALVESKLLVMSGVTGEFQRPFVAVVKADMQDALAELPADGGATISYLENIFLTEAQRLFKIGFLQQNVARPRINDGLRNIEDYTIHLFDHLLTSTETRNAAHYFYAGFLGTDVAASDRRLTQDFYEKTLRFFESRNYDADELIEKGETLRSELRSNDATISTSDFAQKYLEPAEADDYEQYMRNQAFPAHAIVKDTEYVKNKIKRRRKLVFSSKVIITTPSDGEDLVMVEEAKDDTTIVTISGKLTKSE, from the coding sequence ATGTTGGCTTTAGATCAGTTGGAAATAAGTCGTATTATCGTCCACCATATCCCGGGATCGGTTAACAAGGAGACAGCGACACCTTCGTGTTCAAATGAGTTGTTAGCGTTGCCACCGGCTGGCTTAGATATGTTTTCTAAACGCCTAGCAAAATCTTTGGGTCACAGCTCTAAAGGTATCAGGGTAGATATACAAAATACTGATGCTCATGGGTTTTTTCAGCGTGCGGCCCAAATGATGTTAGCAACAGAGACTGTTGAAGACTTTATAGCAACTTCGAAAGTTTTCGCTCAGTTACTATGCGATGCGCAGGGGATTAAAGCCTTAGTAGAAAGCAAGCTTTTGGTTATGTCAGGAGTTACTGGTGAGTTTCAGCGTCCCTTTGTTGCGGTTGTAAAAGCGGATATGCAGGACGCCTTAGCTGAGCTTCCTGCGGATGGAGGCGCAACAATCAGCTATTTAGAGAATATTTTTTTAACTGAGGCACAGCGTCTTTTTAAAATAGGCTTTCTGCAGCAGAACGTTGCGAGGCCCAGGATTAATGATGGCTTGAGAAATATTGAAGATTACACGATTCATTTATTTGATCATTTGCTGACATCAACGGAAACTCGCAACGCAGCGCACTACTTTTATGCTGGTTTTTTAGGTACTGATGTTGCCGCATCGGATAGAAGGCTGACGCAGGATTTTTATGAGAAAACATTGAGGTTCTTTGAGTCGAGGAACTATGATGCTGATGAGTTGATAGAAAAAGGGGAAACGTTAAGATCGGAGTTGAGAAGCAACGATGCGACAATTTCAACTTCAGACTTTGCTCAAAAGTATCTGGAACCAGCGGAAGCAGATGATTATGAGCAGTACATGAGAAACCAGGCGTTTCCTGCCCATGCTATCGTGAAGGATACTGAGTATGTCAAGAATAAAATTAAGCGACGCAGAAAGCTTGTATTTAGCTCGAAAGTGATAATCACCACTCCGTCAGATGGTGAGGATCTCGTTATGGTTGAGGAAGCGAAGGACGATACTACTATCGTGACTATTTCTGGGAAGTTGACTAAGAGTGAATAA
- a CDS encoding HK97-gp10 family putative phage morphogenesis protein — protein MAKQAVRVEGLRELGMALKELDSGVQKRIARSATAAGARVIAKEAKQRVPVDSGKVKKNIRTANLKPKQPGTQETAVGVRVKGKTADSAFYWRFLEFGTAKMEAKPFLRPAFEAKKMEAADKIKEQLGKRLEAEAKKIGQTIGKVNRK, from the coding sequence ATGGCTAAGCAAGCGGTTCGCGTTGAAGGATTGCGAGAACTAGGCATGGCCTTGAAAGAATTGGACAGTGGGGTACAGAAACGTATTGCGCGGTCTGCTACCGCAGCTGGGGCCCGAGTCATTGCCAAAGAAGCCAAGCAGCGTGTGCCGGTTGATTCTGGCAAGGTAAAGAAGAACATTCGCACCGCTAACCTAAAGCCAAAACAACCAGGCACTCAGGAAACCGCAGTGGGGGTGAGGGTCAAAGGCAAAACTGCCGACTCGGCCTTTTACTGGCGATTTCTTGAGTTTGGCACTGCCAAGATGGAAGCCAAACCCTTTCTAAGGCCGGCTTTTGAGGCGAAGAAGATGGAAGCCGCCGACAAGATTAAAGAGCAGCTGGGCAAACGCCTGGAAGCCGAAGCCAAGAAGATCGGCCAGACCATAGGCAAGGTGAACCGAAAATGA
- a CDS encoding phage tail tube protein gives MAQGKVTPVKGSKLFVQTGVSETPETIDSVTATNPGTIDITATTLVKGDIVTISGVGEGFDGEYAVSDVATGTVTLAGADWSDLEVPGSITGAEAAKHEFSANWCEVNSFNRAGGTINQTDVSTFCSARREYDPGLADSGTIQFNFNYAPATTVQDKFKEYENSAGKFWIKHVLPRNQGTMLYYGGIQTGVGAEGSTGGVYTSSVTIQLSGDYYRIAA, from the coding sequence ATGGCACAAGGCAAAGTCACCCCGGTTAAAGGGTCGAAACTTTTCGTTCAAACAGGCGTGTCTGAAACGCCTGAAACTATTGATTCGGTCACCGCGACGAATCCCGGCACAATTGACATTACCGCGACCACTTTGGTTAAGGGCGATATCGTCACCATATCGGGTGTTGGTGAGGGTTTCGATGGCGAGTATGCAGTGAGCGACGTAGCAACCGGCACCGTTACACTAGCAGGCGCTGATTGGTCTGACCTTGAGGTGCCCGGCAGCATCACCGGTGCCGAAGCGGCCAAACATGAGTTTTCAGCCAATTGGTGCGAGGTTAACAGCTTTAACCGCGCCGGTGGCACGATTAACCAGACTGACGTCTCAACTTTTTGTTCTGCCCGCCGCGAGTACGACCCCGGCCTGGCGGATTCGGGCACGATTCAGTTTAACTTCAACTACGCCCCTGCAACTACGGTTCAGGACAAGTTCAAAGAGTACGAAAACAGCGCTGGCAAGTTCTGGATCAAGCATGTATTGCCACGTAACCAGGGCACGATGCTTTATTACGGCGGCATTCAAACTGGCGTAGGCGCTGAGGGTTCGACCGGTGGCGTGTATACGTCCAGCGTCACCATCCAGCTTTCCGGTGATTACTACCGCATCGCGGCGTAA
- a CDS encoding phage tail assembly protein T: protein MIELSLALGKTLEELRQMPESDFRLYEQYYRKQPFGNWRSDYNAARVAQAMAGGKLEDLMPFWFESTGDDPLEDLFAGAVEL from the coding sequence ATGATCGAGCTGAGTCTCGCGTTGGGGAAAACCCTCGAAGAGCTGCGGCAAATGCCTGAATCGGATTTCAGGCTGTATGAGCAGTATTACCGCAAACAGCCATTTGGTAACTGGCGTTCCGATTACAACGCCGCGCGAGTTGCACAGGCGATGGCCGGCGGCAAGCTGGAGGATTTGATGCCGTTCTGGTTTGAGAGTACGGGCGATGATCCGCTTGAGGATTTATTTGCAGGCGCGGTTGAGTTATAG
- a CDS encoding head maturation protease, ClpP-related encodes MSLRQLPKINALSIDGVKWDAPSDAVGRWDAAVKGAADADTITIYDMVGSDGWSDGVTAKRVGAALRAIGSRDVTVLINSPGGDFFEGLAIYNLLREHPHKITVKVVGLAASAASIIAMAGDEIQVAKSGFIMIHNAWSLVIGNRHDLRSAADVMDQFDASMADLYSIAAGIDVKEAAQLMDAETWMNGQAAVDAGFATGLLPADEIIEEQDQKNSALAAKRRVDSLLAKQGMPRSERRALLEQIKGTHDAAPGATHDAGTDLVPDLLRAIAALRQ; translated from the coding sequence ATGAGCCTGCGCCAGTTACCGAAAATTAATGCGCTTTCTATCGATGGAGTTAAGTGGGATGCACCCAGCGATGCAGTGGGGCGGTGGGATGCGGCTGTCAAAGGCGCGGCGGACGCCGACACGATCACCATATACGACATGGTCGGTTCTGACGGTTGGTCTGACGGCGTGACGGCAAAACGAGTTGGGGCTGCCCTTCGAGCAATCGGTTCTCGCGACGTGACGGTGCTGATCAATTCCCCAGGCGGTGATTTTTTCGAAGGGTTGGCAATTTACAACCTCTTACGTGAGCATCCGCACAAAATCACGGTCAAGGTCGTTGGGTTGGCGGCGTCGGCGGCATCGATTATTGCCATGGCAGGCGATGAGATTCAAGTCGCCAAATCGGGATTCATCATGATTCACAATGCCTGGTCGCTGGTGATTGGGAACCGGCACGATTTGCGCTCCGCTGCCGACGTCATGGATCAGTTTGATGCGAGCATGGCCGACCTTTACTCTATTGCCGCCGGCATCGATGTGAAAGAGGCTGCGCAACTTATGGACGCAGAAACCTGGATGAATGGTCAGGCCGCCGTCGACGCCGGGTTCGCAACAGGTTTATTGCCTGCCGACGAGATTATCGAAGAGCAGGACCAGAAAAACTCAGCCCTTGCCGCCAAGCGGCGGGTAGATAGTCTTTTAGCAAAGCAGGGCATGCCGCGTTCCGAGCGGCGTGCTTTGCTTGAACAAATTAAGGGTACGCATGACGCTGCCCCAGGTGCTACGCACGACGCTGGTACCGATCTAGTGCCCGATCTTTTGCGGGCGATAGCAGCACTGAGGCAGTAA
- a CDS encoding BPTD_2524 family lipoprotein, whose translation MRWIVLSIVVALAGCSGIEPGKTYPSEAFNVSVTYQEAYRRAQSHGHECLSTFVTSGDLYTDNQTGIVRVSIPKFMYTGRESLKVNVSATGESSAKVVATVDNVGVFDQRQLEAIRKTIESGSPNCR comes from the coding sequence ATGCGGTGGATTGTTTTGTCGATTGTCGTGGCGCTGGCGGGGTGCTCTGGTATAGAGCCAGGGAAAACATATCCGTCTGAAGCGTTTAACGTATCGGTAACTTATCAAGAGGCGTACCGTCGCGCTCAATCGCACGGCCATGAGTGTTTGTCGACATTCGTTACGAGCGGAGACTTATACACTGATAACCAAACTGGCATTGTCCGCGTTTCGATACCTAAGTTTATGTACACCGGCAGAGAGTCGCTTAAAGTAAACGTGTCCGCTACAGGGGAGAGCAGTGCGAAGGTAGTCGCCACTGTTGACAATGTTGGCGTATTCGACCAAAGGCAACTTGAAGCAATAAGAAAAACTATTGAATCAGGTTCTCCTAACTGTAGGTAA
- a CDS encoding phage portal protein, translated as MTEASAMRVAAAWRCVNIIGGAVATLPLDLIARESENVRRPAVGHPLRPVLTVKPNPWQTPSEFRRMMQAHLLLRGNAYARKVMVGRNVVALIPLHPDRVQAEQLNSLAMQYKVSGANGSTTILAQKDVLHLRGMSLDGVTGMSVLSNMRESLGLALQTEQAGARLFKNGLLAGGVIEHPGKLSAEAAKNLKESLDEKNAGAENAGKWILAEENMKLNPVSLSAEDAQWLGTRDFQRYDIAMFFGVPPHMIGATEKTTSWGSGIESQGIGFVTYTLNDWIKIWEESIKRDLLPEAEWETIDARFNVNGLLRGDAKGRWESYVKALQWGVYSPNEVRAMEDQNPREGGDVYYDPPNTAGNNQEEPSNEPAPVTEN; from the coding sequence GTGACTGAAGCGTCTGCGATGCGCGTGGCTGCGGCGTGGCGGTGCGTCAATATTATTGGTGGCGCGGTAGCGACACTCCCGCTTGACTTAATTGCGCGTGAAAGCGAGAACGTCCGTCGTCCGGCTGTCGGCCATCCACTGCGTCCGGTATTAACGGTCAAGCCCAATCCTTGGCAAACGCCTTCCGAGTTTCGTCGGATGATGCAGGCGCATTTGCTGCTTCGCGGTAACGCATACGCGCGGAAGGTAATGGTGGGGCGCAATGTTGTTGCTTTGATTCCATTGCATCCAGACCGCGTGCAGGCCGAGCAGCTCAACTCACTTGCTATGCAATACAAGGTGAGCGGCGCCAACGGGTCGACCACGATCCTGGCCCAAAAGGATGTTCTGCACCTTCGCGGGATGTCTCTTGATGGCGTTACCGGTATGTCGGTGTTGTCGAACATGCGCGAGTCGTTGGGTCTTGCGTTGCAGACTGAACAGGCGGGTGCGCGGCTCTTTAAGAACGGCCTGTTAGCGGGTGGGGTAATCGAGCATCCGGGCAAGTTATCGGCGGAAGCGGCGAAAAACCTGAAGGAATCTCTCGATGAAAAAAACGCCGGCGCGGAGAATGCGGGCAAATGGATTCTCGCCGAAGAGAACATGAAGTTAAACCCTGTCTCGCTTTCGGCAGAAGATGCGCAGTGGTTAGGAACACGAGACTTTCAGCGCTACGACATTGCAATGTTTTTCGGCGTGCCGCCTCACATGATTGGGGCGACCGAGAAAACGACGAGCTGGGGTTCGGGCATCGAGTCGCAGGGTATTGGGTTTGTTACTTACACCCTGAATGATTGGATAAAGATATGGGAAGAGTCGATCAAACGCGATCTTCTACCCGAGGCCGAGTGGGAAACCATAGATGCCAGATTCAATGTTAACGGCCTGCTTCGTGGTGATGCGAAAGGCCGTTGGGAAAGTTATGTGAAGGCTTTGCAGTGGGGCGTGTACTCGCCCAATGAGGTGCGAGCCATGGAAGATCAGAACCCGCGCGAGGGCGGTGATGTGTACTACGACCCGCCGAATACTGCGGGTAATAATCAAGAGGAGCCGAGCAATGAGCCTGCGCCAGTTACCGAAAATTAA